The region TTATCAACTCCTGAACACGACTCTGGAAATTTATGGCAGTTTTGCAAGTGTTACATATTCCGGACGAGCGCCTTCGCATCGTCGCTGAACCGGTCAAAGAAGTGAATGCAGAAATCCAGCGTATCGTTGATGATATGTTCGATACCATGTACGCCGAAGAAGGCATTGGCCTGGCGGCGACCCAGGTGGACATTCATAAGCGTATTATCGTGATTGATGTTTCCGAAAATCGCGATGAGCGTCTGGTGCTGATCAACCCTGAGCTACTCGAAAAGAGTGGCGAAACCGGTATTGAGGAAGGCTGTCTGTCCATTCCTGAACAGCGCGCTTTAGTACCGCGTGCCGAAAAGGTGAAAATTCGCGCTCTGGATCGTGACGGTAACCCGTTCGAACTGGAAGCAGACGACCTGCTGGCAATTTGTATTCAGCATGAGATGGATCACCTGGTCGGTAAACTGTTTATCGATTATCTCTCGCCGCTGAAACAGCAGCGTATTCGTCAAAAAGTAGAGAAACTGGATCGTTTGCGTTCTCGCGCATAGCGTCCCCCCGGATACAAGGATCATCGTGTCTAAAACACTACGTATTATCTTCGCGGGAACCCCTGATTTTGCAGCGCGTCATCTTGACGCGCTGTTATCGTCTGGTCACCAGGTTGTTGGCGTCTTTACCCAGCCGGACCGTCCTGCTGGTCGCGGCAAAAAACTGATGCCGAGCCCGGTAAAGGTGCTGGCAGAAGAGCATGGGCTACCCGTTTTTCAGCCCGCATCGTTGCGCCCACAGGAAAATCAGCAGCTGGTTGCTGACCTGAATGCCGACGTAATGGTGGTGGTAGCCTACGGTTTAATTCTGCCAAAAGCTGTGCTTGATATGCCACGCCTGGGTTGCATCAACGTGCATGGGTCTCTGCTTCCGCGCTGGCGTGGTGCTGCACCAATCCAGCGCTCGCTGTGGGCAGGTGATGCCGAAACGGGCGTTACCATTATGAAGATGGACGTAGGTTTAGACACCGGCGATATGCTGTATAAACTGGCGTGCCCCATAACGTCAGACGATACCAGCGCTACGCTGTATGACAAACTGG is a window of Enterobacter cloacae complex sp. ECNIH7 DNA encoding:
- the def gene encoding peptide deformylase; protein product: MAVLQVLHIPDERLRIVAEPVKEVNAEIQRIVDDMFDTMYAEEGIGLAATQVDIHKRIIVIDVSENRDERLVLINPELLEKSGETGIEEGCLSIPEQRALVPRAEKVKIRALDRDGNPFELEADDLLAICIQHEMDHLVGKLFIDYLSPLKQQRIRQKVEKLDRLRSRA
- the fmt gene encoding methionyl-tRNA formyltransferase, with the protein product MSKTLRIIFAGTPDFAARHLDALLSSGHQVVGVFTQPDRPAGRGKKLMPSPVKVLAEEHGLPVFQPASLRPQENQQLVADLNADVMVVVAYGLILPKAVLDMPRLGCINVHGSLLPRWRGAAPIQRSLWAGDAETGVTIMKMDVGLDTGDMLYKLACPITSDDTSATLYDKLADLGPQGLIETLQQLADNTAKPEVQDDALVTYAEKLSKEEARIDWSLSAAQLERCIRAFNPWPMSWMEIDEQPVKVWKASVISGTTTAEPGTIVDANKNGIQVATAQGILNLESLQPAGKKAMSAQDLLNSRREWFIPGNRLA